AATTACTGCGGTAATCGTAATATCTATATTATATTACAATGATACTTAGAATGCGAACCAGATGGTCTTGATAGATATTTACAACAATTATGCAAATTCAGAATAGTCTAGGGACTAAAACAGAACAATCTAGGGCCTCAAACATAAATATACAGAACTGAAatatctaaaacataaatagataaagTTCTAGGGGCCTCATTGTAATTTTGTAGAGGAATTGAGGGGGGAAAAGGCCGGATCGACCTAGCGCTCGGGCGGCCCAACTCGGCTTCcgtggcccggcccggctctgGCCGGCCTGTAGCGGCCTGGCGCGGCCCGGTTAAAGGGGGCAGGGGTGCGGCTTAGGGGAACCCTAACCGCCCCTGCCTCgtgaaccgccgccgccgccgcctataGTGTGCGCCGCCAGCGCCCCTTTGCCgattcgacgccgccgccgctgtgccgatgagcgccgccgccgcttggtgccgtcgccggcgtcgagTGTTGCGTGCGGGCGCCATCGTCTCCCCCCTCCTCTTGCTTGCTCCGCGCCGCCCCATGGTTCGTCGGCCGTGGGCCAGCCGCTGCCGTTGGGTGCGCCGCGGCCGAGGGCTGCGCACACGCCTGGCCCAGGCGagggccgcctcctcctttctcccccaaGGCACGCCGGCCATGGGGCTGGTCGGCCGGGGCAAATCGGCCCCGACCGGCCCTTGTCGTCGCGCTCAGAGGCGGGGAAACGTCCCCTCCTCGGAGGAGACGAATCCTGCCCCAAGGGTACTCCCGGATGGGAGTGCACTGCGGCGATTGGAGGCGATGTCGGCGTAGGAGCGCAGGAGGTGCTGCGGTGTTAGGGGTGGAAGCGCGACATTGATGTCGTAGGCGAAGCCCGGTGGCCACTTCTCGGCATCGACGTCGCTGGTGGGGAACGGAGGTGCCCCACGACGTccagccatggcgccgccgctgtcgtTCCTTGGCGGCGCTAGTGGCATCGGCGCCACCGGAGGTAATGGTGCCATTCCAGTGTCCCTGATGTAGAGGACAGGGCCTGGTGCTGGTGAACGGCGTTCGTGATGGCCGTTCGAGGGTCGCAGAGGGATCCTCTAGTGTTGAATGTCGCGCAAGGCACGACGAACGACGCCCTGCACCATGAAGCGACGAACGCCGCCAGACTGGTTGCCGCGAATGATGGCGTTCTCCACTGCGTCCTTGATGGAATCGACCATGGCGTTCATGGAAGGTACGTTGGGAGTCGTCATGTTTGTTTACCTTGCAGGGACTCCGGCGATGGGCAGGGATTTCGTCGAGGTCCCCGGCGAGGAACTCCGGTGAAGTCTTCCTGCAATGGCCTTCTTGTTGCAATAAAGAAGTCGGCGAGTTCTTGCCTTCCAGGGAGCGTCGCCGAGTGTTTTCCTTTGTGCGCTCAGTGACAGACAGAGCGTGATAACGTGTTGTAAAGTGGAAGTAAAAGAGAGAATGTAATGAATGATTGATTGATGGTTTAGACCACAATATTTATATGTACAAGAGGGGAAAGAGTAGACATTCATGAAAGGACATGCCCTTTCGTGAATGGCCCCTTCGTGATGTTTGTAACTGACTAGTGACATCACAATGATGTCATTAATCTAATTAATAAATATGGAAATTGATCACTAAGCCTATTTTCCTTCGGAACGCAAGCTCATTCCCTCGACGCAGAAGTGCAGAACCATCAATGCATTGGTGACAAAAGCTTGAGCGAACGCAGGCGGCTCCCCCCTCCGTGCCAAAGTAGAGCATCCGAGGCGAGAACACGGCGCAGGGACGGAGAAATGGACAGGAACCCGACAGGCTTCACGTTTTGGGTTTAAATGGCGCCCAGGCCGGGGCATCTTTCTGGCCTGGGTACCGGATGAGACACCCCAACGGCATTTACTCCCGGCAAGCACGGCCGCCTCGCCAGCACCAGCGCTCCAGCGGGCAGCAGCGGACCGAGCGGCCGGCCAGGTCCGTCTGTCACAGATTGCAGTTGCGCACAGCATGACCGGCGAGGGGTGTTAACTCGTGGGGAGCATTTTGATTGGACAAGCTTTGCATTGTTGTTAGGAGTATATACAAGTCTTTGTGCGCTAAGATCAGTCTCAGTGAATGTTTTATGAGCACCGATACTTAGATTTAGAACTAGATAATCATGCCATACCataaaactctcctcacatcccatgaaacttcatcattctctctccttgtcatgtcagcaaaattgatgatatttaatgtcacATAACCTTCCATGAAACCCCACTTAGACTCTGACCTAACTACTATACTCTATTTAACATGGCCCTAAAACTAAAAAACactattttttttcatgaaGTACAGCATACTACATCAGTGGCCGATTATATCCTAGGGAGACTTCTTTCCGATTCCTTTACAGTCTAGTAGCAAACAATCCTGAGTCTGATTGATGTTTGAATATGTTTTGGCAGAACTCTATATAAGTTATCGGTCACGGGAAATACTGTGGTATACTGGTATCCTACTAGCGAGGGAACAGAGGATACAAGAATACAACATAGGAGGAGACTGCAAGACATGTCCTTGCCTTCGAATTCAATGAGGTAGCTTGAGTAAACTGGCAACCAACGCAAGTTGACACATTCCCAACACCGCACCTTCTCTTGACAGCTACAGATCGTTGTTCTCTATGGCCAGACGGCAGACGCCTGGACAAAAGTACAGCTAGAAAATATCGCATTTATTTAGTTGAGGAGCTGAATTGAGCAAAAGTACCACAATTTCGTTTTAACCACCGGCTTTTGCCAACAAATAAAACATTTACTGATAAAGACACCCCATTGACAAAGAGAATGCCGCACCAAATCTCATTATCGATGAAGAATGGAACAATATATATTTAGTGACGAACTTCAATTTGCTTCTGGTATAAGCCAACACTAACACCCATAAGCAACTCACACGAGATATACCTTACAATGTATAAACCTAACACTATAAAACATTACGACAACAAATTAAACTTCAAGAGTTGTTAAACTTATTTTACACAAGCCTCAAGTATCTGAACAACCAAAAATGCACGCATGCTAGTTACTTATTTCAAAATAGCTAGTTAAACTTACAAGCAACAACTAGAACATCTTCTTATAAAAAAACCCAGAACATCATTATCCAAAAGTAACAGCAAAATGTAGCAACTGGCTTTAATGTATGCACTATGAATTTTGTTTGCATAGATTGTTCCGTTGGAATACTGTGAAACTGGGCTACCGAAGAGAATAGTCTGCCCATAGAATACAGCAAAGACAAATTCAAATATACTTCAAACCTAGCAAAGAAACAAACAATGTACTGCTACCGTCCTACCGATGTAGTTGCCCCATCCACAGCTACCTATACCTACAAGTTTCATACAAATAGTAGATGGTATTTATGGGAATCGTGGCACAAGATTGCTCAAACCCCGATCAGTAAaatgaaagaagaaagaaaacaatTGAACTAGATATGTATAGAAACATAACACAATTAACCAAGCAAGAAGAAAATTTAAGTTAATGGGATTGATGCAATTAGccgataaaacaaccttaagaAACATCCATAGACGGTTATCTCGCACGGACTGGCCAGGCAATGTGATCAGTTTAGGAAACATGAATATGTGATTAGAAAATGGGAAAGGATTACAACAGTTCATAAAATTGCCATCTCATATCACTGTGATTGAGGGTGCCCAAACCGACGCCGGATCGCTGTCACGACACTCCTCACCCTGTTAATAGTATTTGTCGATGATTGTGCTCCAGCAGCATTGGTTGGAAGGTCCATGCCAGCCATCTGATCGGTCAGCTCGGTGATTTGTGCCTGGCCTGTCTCCTGGACACCATTTTCACTAGCACTCCCAGCATCAGGCTCCAACACAATATCCAAGCTGATCGAAAATGATTCCCCCCTGGTAACCTTCAGACTCTCGACGCACTCATAGGACACTCCACGGCATCTCTTCAGCTTCACCTTGACTAAACTGGGGCAGCCCCCATTCAGTGCTTCCATCCCACGATCTGACACCGGGCATCCCTTGATGCAGAGCTTCTTGAGCGCAGCACATCGCTCAGCCAGGCAAATGATCTCCGCATCCCCTACAGTTTCACACCCACAAAGCGCAAGCCGCTCCAATGCACGACAGTGCTCACCAAGCATCCTGAGGCTCAACACAGTGGGGTTGACCCCAATCAAGACAAGCTCCTGCAGGTCCGGACATCCTCGTGCCACAGCCATGAGTCCGAAATCCCCAATTCGGTTTGTGCGCCATCCATCAATATGCAGCTTGCGGAGTTTGTGGCACTTTTCAGCAACACTGATGATGCCCGAGTCAGTGCACTCAGGGGTCTTGACAAGGAACAGCACCTCCAGATTTCTGCAGGCCGAGAGCGCAGCTAGGCCACGGTCACCCACCTGGAGCTTCTCAAGGTGAAGCTCAACAAGACCAGGAGCACGCACAGTGATGACCTCCAATGGCAGGTCCCAGGCGCCGGAGCACCGCAGAATCTTGAGCGTGCGGAGGTTCGGCGAGGACGCCACAAGCGGCACAAAGCACAGTGCGCTGTATAGATCCTTTAGGCAAACTGAACGCAGGGATAACGCATGTGGAAATTTGATCTCCTCAGTAATGGCACTAGCGGCACCAGCCGTGTCTGGTAGGCCGCGGAGGCGCTTGACGGAGAGGTCCTCGAGGAGCGGGCAGGCCTGAAGCACGGCGACGAAGGCCTTGGGCCCGAAGGTGCAGGAAGCAACAGAGAGCTTGCGGagagccggcgcggcggcggcgagcgaggaCAGCCCCGTGTCAGACAGCTGCCGCAGCCCGCGGAGCTTGAGCCTGCCGAGGCGGTCCGAGGGCAGCGCagcggccaccgccgcggcgccgtcgtcggcgaggctgccggcgccggagccccGCGCGCTCCGGAGCGCGAGCTTGGTGACGGCCGCGAACCGCGCGAAGAGGGCGGGCGCGGCGTGGCCGAGCCCGGCCCGCGCGTCgagggagaggcggtggcgcgTGGCGGCGTCGACCTCCTTCCAGCGCGCGCAGGCGAGGGAGCAGGCGCTGCGGTCCGCGGGCGAGAGCGACGCGAAGACGAGCGCGAGGATCTCGTCCGGCAGGTCCTGCGTGTAGTCCCGCGCGGGCGGGGCGAAcaggcaggaggaggaggcggaggagctgcCGCTGCCCCCCGCGGCGACCATCACGGGCACGGTCGcccgcggctgcggcggcggcgccatcgggGAGAGCGACCtgctgcggcgcggcggggagTTGGTGCTGGAtttggagagggaggagggggagaggcCCATGCTACGGCGGCCCGGGGCGGGCGGGGGAGACGGTGGCCATCCGGGACGggaggcgcgccgcgcgcgggggTTAGGTGGGGGCGGATCTGCCGATCTGGGAAGGGAAGGGTGGGACTATCAACTACGGGAGAGGAATGGGGAAAGTTTCGTGCCGTGGGAGGCGAGAGTTTTATGGGGGCGGCGTTTCTCAGGTGGGTGTGGTGGAGCGGCGCAGCAGCGGCGGAGACGGCGTGGGTGGCGCAGGCGGGACGGCGTGGGTTCGGGCTTTCTTGGGCTGGGCCGCGGACTCGGCCGTTCGTTGTCCACAGGTCTTTTTTGGGCATTGGGCGttcgggatttttttttttaattttctgaCCTGGTTTACCAGGACCAGAACCTGGACGAGTGCGTGGCTTCGTGTTTCCGAAGGGCAGGAGTAGCGTGACACTGTCGGAGAGCTGAggtagaaaaaaaagaagaagaaatggtGTTCATTTGGAGTCAGTGGTCTTTCAATGAGTAAGAGTTGTTAGAtataatgggcttggcccattaataTCTAATAAATCAATAAAACTCTATGGTCATTAAATGGCTGGTTATTTTGAGCCATGACAATATTGCACATTAAATGGCCGGTTAATTTGGGAAATTGAGCCGTGGCGTGGCTGGTGGATGGTGGACGGACATGGCTTTATTTTTGCCATTTGCTCACTTTGAGTTGGGAGTTACCAAAATTAGTGGCAATTAAAGGTTTGATGATGGGAGTTTCTTGTCTTCTCCCTTACTCTACCGGCACTCCATTGCACGACTAGAGGCCCATGGCCTTCCGCCTCCAGCAGCACGACTCCTCGCTTTCCTCCCTTCTTTGATATAAATCGAAGAGGGTTCCTTCAGTTAAAATTCTCTCTGGCAATCACCACAATCTAGCAGCACTTTGAGTTCTTCCCGTTCCGTCTACTCGGGTGAGGACGGCAATCACGTTTTTGGGGAGTGTCGACGGCGGCACGACTACTCGCGTTCGTTCCTGTTCCCGACGTTGACGGCTTTTGTTCCTGTTCCTGGCGGCACGACATCGAGCGGACGATCGGCACTGCAACATATCTGCACCGCATCGAGCGGGACGACTACATCAACAAAGCACCATGTCGCTTTCGGGTGCTTTCGTCACTGCCGCTGGGTATGCTGATCTTATTCTCAAAATTGCAATCTTTGTGATTAGCGTAAACACTGTGATTGACATGCTTTATTTGAGAGATTCTACATGTCATGCATTGCTGGTTAGCACTAGTTTCATATTCATGATGTCTTTAATGATGAATTTGTTTGATAAGCACATATATGATATCATATTCATGTATTTCTTGCTTGCGTCATATTTATGGAATAAATTAAACatgaaattgcctagatttctaacaatccaaaaacgtGATTATAGGCAATTTTCCTCTGTTGGCTTTGCGAGTATGTTGAAACCACCGCCGTTTGAGGGCACTCACTATAAGAGATGGCGCCAGAAAACTATTCTGTGGTTGTCCTCTATGTGTTTCTTTTATGTGGTGAATGAGATACCTGCCACTATTCGAACCGTTGACGAGCAACGTCAGTTCGATCATGATGACACCAATTGTAGGGGTGGCTTGCTGAGCGTCATTGGAGATTCTCTCATTGATGCATATATTCAGCTTCCGACTGGTAAGGCTatttgggatgctcttgaggcccGTTACGGCATTTCTGATGCTGGTTCTGAAATGTACGTCATGGAGAAGTTCCATGACTATCGGATGGTTGAGAATCGTCCGGTAGtcgaacaggctcatgaaatacaggCACTGGTGAAGGAACTTGAGCTGTTTGGGTGTGCGCTCCCCGACAAGTTTGTGGCGGGTTGCATAATTGCAAAGCTACCACAATCTTGGACTGACTTTGCAACTTCTCTGAAACATAAGAGACAAGAATTTAGCACTGCTGAGCTTgttgggactcttgatgttgaggacaaGGCTAGAGCAAAAGATGTCAAAGGCAAGAAGATTATTGAGGGGAGTTCTAGCGCACATGTGGTGCAAAAGAATCGTCCCAAACCACATAAAAAGAAATTTCAGCAAGAGCTTAAGCAGAAGCCCTCCACTTCTTTCAAGAAGGGAAAAAAGATGACTAAGGAAAAGATGAACTGTTTCACCTGTGGCAAGACTGGGCACTTTGCAAGAGAGTGTCCTGAGGCTAAATGGAAGCCTCCTGCACAGAAATCAGTCAACACCGTTGAGACTGAAGCTGCAACTTCTGGGTATGGTAAATTTTTACCTTTTGCATTTTCAGATTGTTATTCACCTGATTGGTGGGTTGATACCGGTgcaaatattcatgtgtgtgttgatttttccttgttttctttttaccAGACCGGGCGGGctgcctccttgctgatggggaatggAGCGCGTGCAGCTGTtcatggtgttggtacggtcgaTCTGAAACTTACTTCGGGAAAGACCGTGCAGCTCAAGAACGTGCATCATGTCCCCTCAATAAAGAAGAACTTGATTAGTGGCTCCTTACTCTGTCGTGAAGGTTATAAGCTAGTATTTGAATCCAATAGATGTGTTGTTTCTAAATATggaacttttgttggaaaaggctatgagagcggaggcttgttccgcttgTCTTTGGTTGATACTTGCTTTAAAtctgtgaacaatgtggttaGTAATGTTGAGACTAATATTTGGCATTCGAGGTTATGTCATGTTAATGTTGGTTGCATGTCTCGCTTAGCTAGTTTGAATTTAATTCCTAAATTTGAtgaggtcaaaaattcaaagtGACATGTGTCTGTTGAAGCAAAACAACCTCGCaagcctcacaaggctgctGCGGCAAGAGAGTTGGCACCGCTTGAATTAATTCATTCAGATATTTGTGAGATGAATGGAATATTGACCAAAGGTGGCAAGAAATATTTCATGACGCTTATAGATGATTGCACTAGATTTTCCTATGTGTATCTGTTAAAAACAAAGGATGAAGCGTTGCATTATTTTAAAATCTACAAGGCTGAGATAGAAAACCagcttgaaaagaaaattaaacgGGTACGTTCTGATCGCGGTGGAGAATATTTCTCAAATGAGTTTTCTGAGTTTTGCGCGGAGCAtggaattattcatgagaggacaccACCATACTCACCTCAATCCAATGGGATTGCTGAGAGGAAGAACTTTACTCTAactgatttggttaacgccatgttagaaaCTGCGGGACTATctaaggaatggtggggtgaggcgatTTTGACAGCGTGTCATGTCCTGAATAGGGTGTCCACAAAGAACAAAGAAATtacaccattcgaggaatgggagaaaaaTAGATTAAATCTCTCCAATCTGCgaacatggggttgtttggcaaaggtGCATGTGCCAATTAACAAGAAGCGAAAGCTTGGACCCAAAACCGTTGACTGTGTTTTTCTTGGTTATGCTATACACAGCGTGGGTTATAGATTCTTGATAATAAATTCCAAAATACCGGATATATATATGAGGGTACTATCATGGAATCGAGAGATGCAACATTTTTTGAAGATGAATTTCCCATGAAAAATACACCTAGCATTTCTAGTCATAATTCTATTTCTTCTGAGGATGTCCATGAACTGATAAATAATGATGATTTTGAAACTCATGTGGAAACTCCTGAGGAGGACAATAATACAGTCACTCGAgaaagcaagagacaaaggattgCAAAATCCTTTGGTGAGGATTTTATTATATACCTCGCGGAAAACACTCCCACAACCATTGTCGAGGCATATTCATCTATTGATGCTGACTTATGGAAGGAAACAGTGcaaagtgagatggattctattgtCTAATGGGACCTGGGAAGTGGTTGatcgtccttatggatgtaaacctgtGTGGTGTAAATGGGTgttcaaaaagaaaatgagGCCTGATGGTACTGTTGAGAAGTACAAGGCAATGCTAGTTGCTAAAGGCTATACACAAAAGGAAGGAGAGGACTattttgacacttattcaccagttgcccgactGACCACCATACGTGTGCTAATATCCTTGGCTGCCTCACACGGTCTTCtcattcatcagatggatgttaagacagcTTTCTTGAACGGAGAGCTTGAGgaagagatctatatggatcagcctgatGGATTTGTGGCAAAAGGTCAAGAGGGTAAGGTGTGTAAGCTACTAAAATCCTTATACGACCTAAAGCAAGCACCAAAGCAATGGCATGAGAAATTTGATAAAACTTTAACATCAGCCGGCTTTGTGGTGAATGAAGCTGATAAATGTGTATACTATCGGTTCCGTGGAGGCAATTGTGTCATTTTGTgcttatatgtggatgacattttgATATTCGAGAATAATGTCGATGTGATCAAAGAAGTGAAGAATTTTTTGTCTAACAATTTTGAGATGAAAGACTTGGGTGAGGCTGATGTTATTCTCAACATTAAGCTTTTGAGAGAAGAAGGAAATGGTGGGGTTACTCTTGTGCAGTCCCACTATGTGGAAAATGTGTTAAATTATTTTGGGTACGATGACTGTTCACCAGCTCCAACTCCTTATGACCCAAGCGTGATTTTGAGGAAAAATCGAAAAATTGCAAGAGACCAACTGAGATATTCACAAATAATTGGTTCTCTCATGTATTTGGCTAGTGCGACCAGGCCTGATATCTCGTTTGCTGTGAGCAAGCTAAGCCGGTTTGTGTCAAATCCGGGAGATATTCACTGGGGTGCTCTTGAGAGAGTACTACGCTATCTAAAAGGCACAATGAGTTATGACATTCACTTTACCGGGTatccaagggtactagaaggctATTGTGATGctaattggatttctgatgctgatgagctgTATGCCACAAGCGGATATGTGTTCCTGCTTGGAGGTGgcgctgtttcctggaagtcttatAAGCAGACTATCTTAACGAAGTCTACAATGGAAGCAGAACTGACGGCATTGGATACTGCTGGCGCTGAAGCCGAGTGGCTatgtgagctccttatggatttGCCGGTTGTCGAGAAACCTATACCGGCTATATCCATAAACTGTGACAACCAAACCGTGATAACAAAGGTTAACAGTTCTAAGGACAATATGAAATCTACAAGTCATGTGAAAAGGCGCCTGAAgactgtcagaaaattgagaaactccggagtaatATCATTGGACTATGTCCATACATCTaataatctggcagatcagtttactaaGGATCTATCACGCAATATGATAGAAGGTGCATCGAGGgagttgggcttgagacccacttgAAGCCATTCCATAGTGGTAACATGTCCtttgtgatcggagatcccgtgaattaggatggcgAAACAAGCTAGTGGATGGCTGAGGGAGAGACTCCTTAGAATAAAGTCTAGCTCAATTGAGATGCACCGTCTCTCCAATACTGCTAGGGAGGTTGATTAAAT
This sequence is a window from Panicum virgatum strain AP13 chromosome 7K, P.virgatum_v5, whole genome shotgun sequence. Protein-coding genes within it:
- the LOC120642416 gene encoding F-box protein At1g47056-like — encoded protein: MGLSPSSLSKSSTNSPPRRSRSLSPMAPPPQPRATVPVMVAAGGSGSSSASSSCLFAPPARDYTQDLPDEILALVFASLSPADRSACSLACARWKEVDAATRHRLSLDARAGLGHAAPALFARFAAVTKLALRSARGSGAGSLADDGAAAVAAALPSDRLGRLKLRGLRQLSDTGLSSLAAAAPALRKLSVASCTFGPKAFVAVLQACPLLEDLSVKRLRGLPDTAGAASAITEEIKFPHALSLRSVCLKDLYSALCFVPLVASSPNLRTLKILRCSGAWDLPLEVITVRAPGLVELHLEKLQVGDRGLAALSACRNLEVLFLVKTPECTDSGIISVAEKCHKLRKLHIDGWRTNRIGDFGLMAVARGCPDLQELVLIGVNPTVLSLRMLGEHCRALERLALCGCETVGDAEIICLAERCAALKKLCIKGCPVSDRGMEALNGGCPSLVKVKLKRCRGVSYECVESLKVTRGESFSISLDIVLEPDAGSASENGVQETGQAQITELTDQMAGMDLPTNAAGAQSSTNTINRVRSVVTAIRRRFGHPQSQ